Part of the Jatrophihabitans sp. GAS493 genome, CGGCTTCCTGGTTTCATGGTCTCGCCATCACGGGGCAGGCGAGACCACGAACCCTAAGCGGAGGGGTTGGACGCCGAAGCGCTCGTTGCCCTCCGCCGCCGACGCGGCGCTGGGATCGCCTCGCCGTCTTTGGCGGGCCCTGTGCCGACGGCCCCGGCGGCCGAGGCCGCGTAGGCAGAGTCGAGCTGGGCCCGGATGAAGACTCCGACTGCATGTACAGCGTCGGCCGCCTCCCGCAGCATCCCCGCCTGTGTGTGACCGCTATGCCAGAGCTCCGGAAACTCCCGGTACTCAACATCCACGCCGCCCGCTCGCGCCGTCTCGACGAAGCGGCGAATCTGCGGCAGCAGCAACTCTGAAGTTCCCACGTGCACCAGCATCGGTGGCAGCCCACTCATGGTGGCGTACATCGGTGCGTAGCCCGGGGTCTTCGGGTCGGCGTGCCCGCGGTAGGCGGCAGCGTTGTTGCGGCCCCACGCGGTGTTCACCACCAGATCTCGGCTCTTCGCGACGTCCTCGTCACTCGGGTCGGTCCACGGAGAAAGCAGAGCCAGCGCGCCCGGGGTCACGCCATGGTCGTCGATGAGGCGTCGGGCGGTGGCCACTGAGAGACCGCCGCCGGCCGAGTCGCCGCTGATGGCGATCTGGTCGGGAGCGAAGCCGTGGGCCCGGACGATATCCATGAACGCCGCAACCGCATCGTCCACCGCCGCCGGGTACGGGTTCTCCGGAGCCAACCGGTAGTCGAGGGCGAAGACGACCGCGCCACTCTCGCGAGCCAGAAACGCGGCCAGCGAGCGGTGGGTGGTCAGCGAACCGACGGTGTAGCCACCGCCGTGCAGGTAGAGCACGGCCCGCGGGCGGTCGGTGGCGCCAACGGTGATCCGTTCGGCCGGCCGGCCGCCCAGCGTCAGTGGCTCGACCACGCTTCCCGAGGGCAGCGGCTGGCTCGCTCCGGTGAAGTCGAGGATGCGCCGCGACGCCTTCGTCGGCATCCGGTGGTGCAGCGTCACCCAGTACATCGGCTTGAGCGTGGCGACCACCGCGCCCCGGGGCAGGTAACGAGGCTTCATCTACTTGCCGTCGGCGATGGCGGCCGCCTTCAGCTCGGTCGGAACCTTGCGCTGCGGCACCGTCCGGCGCGCGTAGCGGGCACCGAAGCGCTGGTAGCTCGAGCCGACGGCGCGGATGACTAGGTCGAGAGCCTTGGCGTCGGGGCCGACGAGCACCCGGGCCTTTCCCCGTTCGGAGGCACGCAGGATCGTCTTGGCCGCCGCCTCCGGCGAGGTGATGGCCAGCTTCTTGTCGAAGAAGTTGCCGAGCACGGCCGCGTCCAGGCCGTCGACTGCCCCTGCGTTGCGCGCGATGGCTGTCTTGATGCCGCCGGGGTGAACGCAGGTCACCAGCACCGGGTGACCCTGCACCAGCATCTCCTGCCGCAGCGCCTCGGTGAAGCCGCGCACCGCGAACTTGGCGGCGTTGTAAGCACCCTGGCCGGGAACGGAGAGGAGGCCGAAGAGCGAGGAGACGTTCACCAGCCGGCCGTCGCCGGAGGCGATCAGGTGCGGCAGGAACGCCTTGGTGCCGTTGACGACACCCCAGAAGTCGACGTTCATGACCCGCTCGATCTGCTCGAAGCTCATGTCGTTGATATCGCCGGTGAAGGCGATGCCGGCGTTGTTGATGACGATTCCAACGGTGCCGAACTCGGCGATCACGGCATCGGCGTAGGCCAGGAACTCGGCGCGGTCGGTCACGTCAAGGCGATCGGACTTCACGGTCGCGCCGAGAGCCCGGGCCTGGCGGGCGGTCTCATCCAGGCCGGTGGTGTCGACGTCGCTGATCGCGAGCTTGGCGCCGCGCTTGGCGAGGTCGAGCGCCAGGGCCCGTCCGATACCCGAACCGGCGCCGGTGATGACCGCGACTCTGCCGCTGAATGTCATGAAGCATCCTTAACTGAGGTGAGCGCACGACGGTCGTTGTGCGCAGTGCTGCGGTAGGCCGCGAGATCGAAGTTGCGGGTGATCCGCCGGAAACTAAAGGTGAAACTCGACCAGAGGGTGGTGTTGTTACCGTGGGCATCGAGGTACCAACTGGCGCAGCCGCCGGTCGTCCAGACGCTCTTGCTCATCTTCTGCTGCACTGACTTGTTGAAGCTGTCCTGCTTGTCCTTACGGACCTCCACGGTGGCCAGATCGTGCTTGCGCATCGCGTCCAGGGCGGAGAGCAGGTAGTTGATCTGGGACTCGATCATGTAGACCATCGAGCTGTGGCCGAGGCCGGTGTTCGGGCCGACCAGGAAGAAGAGATTGGGGAAACCGGCCACGGCGGTTCCCTTGTAGGCCTGCTGTCCACCGGTACGCCAGACCTCGCCGAGCGTCGAGCCGTCCGGACCCTTGATCGAGTCGGCGATCGGCGGGTCGGTGACGTGGAAGCCGGTGGCCAGGATGATCGCGTCGACCTCGCGGACGGTGCCGTCCCGGCTGACGATGGCATTCGGACGGACCTCGGCGATTCCGTCGGTGATGAGTTCCACGTTCTCCCGCTGCAGGGCCGGGTACCAGGTGTTGGAGATGAGGATCCGCTTGCAGCCGATCTGCCAGGACGGGGTGACCTTCTCGCGCAGGTCGGCGCTCTTCACCTGCCGCGCGATGTGGCGCTCGGCGATGCGCTGGGGAACGTTGAGCAGCTTCGGGTTCTTGGCCATCCCGAGCACGATCAGCTCGCGGGCCCAGTAGATGGAGGAGCGGGCGATGCGCTGGGTGATCGGCAGGCGCTTGAACATCTGCCGCTCGGCCGAGGAGTACGGACGATCACTGCGGGGCATGATCCACGGCGCGGTGCGCTGGTAGACGTCCAGGCGCCCGGCGATCTTCGCCACCTCGGGGACGATCTGGATGGCCGAGGCGCCGGTACCGATGACCGCGACTCGCTTCCCCTCCAGGCTGATGTCGTGGTTCCACCGGGCGGAGTGGAAGAAGTCGCCGGTGAAGGTCTCGATGCCCTTGATGTCGGGCAGCGACGGCTCGCAGAGCGCACCGCTGGCACTGACCAGCACATCGGCGGTGAAGGTGCCGTTCGAGGTGTCGACGATCCAGGTGTTCGTGTCGGAATCCCAGTTGGCGGAGTTCACCTCGGTGTTGAAGAGCATGTTGTTGAGCACGCGGTACTTCTTGGCCGTCGTGCGCAGGTACTGCTGGATCTCCGGCTGCGGGGAGAAGGAGCGACTCCAGTTCGGGTTCAACTCGAACGAGAACGAATACAGGTGCGACGGGACGTCGCAGGCCGCACCGGGGTAGGTGTTGTCGCGCCAGGTGCCGCCGACCTCACTGCCCCGCTCGATGACGAGGTAGTCGCGGTCTCCGCGCTGGGTGAGGCGGATAGCGGTGCCGAGCCCCGCGAAGCCGCTGCCGACGATGAGGGCGCGCACATGGCGCGGGGTGGTGGCCGGGTCTGCGGCCAGCTGCGATTGTGCGGTCATGGAGGTAGGGTAATACCCTCATTGAACGTCAGTCAATAGTTAATGACAGATCGTCAGTAAGAGGGTTAGGGTGAACCGGTGACGACAGCGAAGCGGGTCCGGCTGGCCCCGGAGGAGCGGCGGGCGCAGCTCATCGCCTTGGGGCTGCAGATGCTGGCGACCCGCCCGCTCGAGGAGCTTTCAGTGGAGGAGCTGGCCGATCAGGCCGGCATCTCGCGAGGGCTGCTCTTCCATTACTTCAACTCCAAGCAGGAGTTCCACCTGGCGGTGGCGACCGAGGCGGCCCGGCACATGCTGGAGGTGACGGCCCCTGATCCGGACCTGCCGGCCGAGCAGCGCCTGGTGACCTCGCTGGGCAAGATGATCGACTACGTCACCGAGAACTCCGACACCTACATATCGCTGGTGCGCGGCGCGGCCAGCGGGGACGACGAGCTCCGTGCCCTCTTCGACGCGACCCGGTCGGCCAACGCGAACCGGATCCTGCAGTCGGCACCGGAGTTCGGGGTGACCCCCACCCCCGAGGTCGAGCTGGCGGTACACGGGTGGGTCGCCTTCGCCGAGGAGGTCATCGTGCGGTGGCTGCGGGCCGGCCAGCCCGGGGTCACCTCCCGGGAGCAGTTGATGCAACTGCTCGCCAACGCGCTCTTCGCGCTCGCCGGCGCCGCCAACGTTTGAGCGGCGACGTCCGAGCCCGCTTCCACACCACGTCACCGACCGGTGACGCCGTAAGCGATCAGTAATGGTCGCTCGGCCCCGATCCAGGGGTGTCTCACAGTGATCCGGCGCAGTATTGAGAGATGAGCGCTGCGGTGACACCCGGCTCATCGCAGACGGCTCGCTGGGCGCGTTGGAGCATCGCCGCCCTCTTCGGCCTGCTCAGCGCCGGGGTGGCCGTCGGCGTCGGCGAGCTGGTCGCCGCCTTCGTGCGGCCTGCGGCGTCGCCGATCATCGTCGTCGGCAACCGCATCATCCTGCTCACCCCGGAGCCGGTGAAGCGCTGGGCGATCCGTGAGTTCGGGACCAACGACAAGTCGACGCTGCTCACCGGGATCTACTTCGGCATCGCCCTGCTCGCGATGGGGCTCGGCCTCCTCGCTCTGCGCCGCCGCGTCTACGGCGTCGTCGGCTTCGGTGTCTTCGGTGTACTCGGCGTCTACGCCGCCCTCACCACCAATGCCCACCACGCCGCAGACGCCATCCCGGCCGTCTTCGCGGCCGCGGCCGGGATGGTTACGATCTGGTACCTCTTCTCCACCCTGAACCCGGCACCCGTCGCCGCCGAGGCCGGGCTGATCGCCGACCGACGCCTCTTCCTGCGGGGCACCCTGGCCGCGGCCGCGGTGACGCTCTTCGGCAGCCTCGGCGGGCGGGCCCTGCAGCGCAGCCGTTACAACGCCGCCGCCGCTCGGGCCGCGATCACCCTGCCGTCGCCGGCCAGCGAGGCGGGGACCCCAGCGGCCCCCGTCGCCGCGAGCGACCTCGGGGTCACCGCCAACGCCGCCACCTACGACCTCGGCAAGAGCGGGGTCCCGTTCCTCATCCCGTCCAAGGACTTCTACCGGATCGACACCGCCCTCACGGTCCCCCAGATCGATCCGGCTAAATGGCGACTACGCATCCACGGCATGGTCGAGCGCGAGATCACCCTCAGTTACGACCAGCTGCTGGCCCGGCCGCTCATTGAACGGTGGATCACCCTCACCTGCGTCTCGAACGAGGTGGGCGGGAACCTCATCGGCAACACCAAATTCCGCGGAGCCCGGCTGGCCGATCTACTGCGGGAGGCCGGGGTGCACCCAGAGGCCGACCAGCTCGTCGCCAGCTCCAGTGACGGTATGACGATCGGCTCCCCAACCACCGTCGTGATGGACGGCCGGGATGCCATGCTCGCGGTCGGGATGAACGGCGAACCGCTGCCGACCGAACACGGCTTTCCGGTTCGGATGGTTGTCCCCGGGCTCTACGGCTACGTCTCCGCCTGCAAGTGGATCGTCGATCTGGAGGCGACCACCTTCGCGTCCAGTCAGGCCTACTGGGTGCAGGGCGGCTGGGCACCGCAGGGCCCGATCCTGCTCGCCTCCCGCATCGACACGCCGTCGCCGAACCAGGTCGTGTCGGTGGGTGACACGGTCGCGGTGGCCGGGGTGGCCTGGGACCAGCACGTCGGCGTCTCCGCCGTCGAGGTGCAGGTCGACGACGGCGCCTGGCAGCAGGCCCGGCTGGCCGGCGTCCCCTCGGTCGACACCTGGCGGCAGTGGGTCTACCCGTGGACGGTCGCCGGCTCCGGCCCGCACACGCTGCGGGTGCGGGCGACCGACGCGACGGGGAAGGTGCAGACCAGCGATCGGGCCGAGCCATACCCGTCGGGGGCCACCGGGCTGCACGCGGTGACGGTCCGGGCCCGGTAGCCGCGGTTCAACAACCGGCCCCGGCTGCCGATCAGAGGTACATGAGTCGTCTCCCGGTGAGCATCGTCGTCCCGGTCTGGAACGCCGTCGAGGTGACGCTGCAGTGCCTGGCCGCGCTGCGGCCGACCCTCGGACCGGCTGATCAGGTGATCGTGGTGGACGACGGCTCCAGCGATCCAACCGCGGCGGCGCTGGCCGAGCGCGCGGACTGGCTCGAGGTGGTCACCCACCCGGCCAACCTCGGTTTCGCGGCCGCCTGCAACGACGGCGCCGCGCTGGCCCGCCACGAGCTGGTCATCTTCCTGAACAACGACACCATCCCGAGCGCGGGTTGGATCGAGGACCTCACCGCCCCCTTCGTCGACGACACGATCGGTGCGGCCGGGCCGATGAGCAATGCGGTCAGCGGTACCCAGCAGGTCGTGGACGCCACCGGTGCGCCGGTCGTCGATGCCGCCGCGGCTGAGATCGTGTCCGATCTCCGGGCCCGAGAAGGGGCCAGCTGGAGCGACGTCTCCCGCCTCGTCGGGTTCTGCCTGGCGGTGCGCACCGAGGCGTTCCGCGAGCTCGGCGGCTTCGACCTCTGCTACGGCCAGGGCGGCTACGAGGATGACGATCTCTGCACCCGGATGCTGCTCGCCAGCTGGCGGCTGGTGATGGCCGAGAGTGCCTTCGTCTATCACCAGTACCACTCGACCTTCGACGCCAACGGCATCGACTGGTACCGCGTGCAGCAGGGCAACGGCGAGCTCTACCGGGCCAAGCTGGACCGGGCCTTCCCGTTGAGCGTGCTGGTGCGCTGCGACGGCGACCAGCTGACGCTGCTGCAGAGCCTGCTCAGCATCCAGCGCTCGCTTGGCGAGTCCCGCTACGAGGTCGTCCTGCTGGTCACCGACCCCGAGCCGATCGCGCAATTGCTTGCCGCGCTGGAGGGCGACGTCGTGGTCGTCCGGGTGCGCCCCGACGACCGCAGCTGGCGGCGCGGTCAGCACGTCGCGACCGGGCTGCGCCGCATCTCGATGCGGGCCGGCGACGAGCTCAGCCCCGAAGAGGTCGAGCTGGTGCTCGCCGCCCCGATCGGGACGCAGCTGCAGCCGGTGGCGGCCTAGAAGCTCGCGAAGGCGCTGGTGAATGCCTCCGCCGCGGTCGAGGTATCCGTAGCGTCGTAGAGCTGCCCCTTCGTGACGTCGGAGTAGGACTGCAGAGCGGGCTTGTCGGCTCCGCTGCCGTAGGCGATCGAGTAGATCTGCACCCCGGACGTCGAGCGCTGCAGAGCGGCGACCAGCCCGGCCTGGTCGTTATCGGCCGCGAAGTTGTTCTTCGCGTTGTTGAGCAGCACGACCGCGTTGATATGTCCGGGCTCGACGTCTTCGGTCAGCTGGCTCGTCGCCGCCCGGACGGCCGGGATCAGCGTCGAATCGTTCTTCGGGGTCAGCGTCGAGATCGCCGCCGTGATCTGGCTCTTGTCGATGTCGAAGTGCCCGACCGGCACGAGTTCCTGATAGGTCTGCGCCCCCGGTGGCAGCGCCGAACTGTACTGCCAGAGCCCGACCTCGTCGGCTCCGTTGAACTCGTCCAGCGCACTGAGCGCGGCCGATTTCGCCTGCTCGAGCTTCGTCGGTCCGTTTTCGGCGGTGCTGTCGCCCATCGAGCTGGAGACATCCATCATCAGCAGCACCCGAGCCGGTTTGCGCAGCAGGCCCCAGGCCGAGCGCAGCGCGGCGATGGTGCTGCCGGACGGGGTGGAGAGGGTGACCGTCGGGCCGGCCGCCGACACGTTCGGGCTGGCCACGATGCCGGCACCCGGCTTCTTCGTCGGGCCGCGGAAGCCGGCGTCGGTGAGAACCTTCTGCTGGGCCGGGAGCACGACGTAGTCGAAGAAGTCCTTCGCCCCGGCCTCCCGGTCGCGGGTCGACCAGGGCGCGTTGAGCACCGCGTAGGGGTTGTCGCTGAAGAGCGTCCCCTCGGTCGGGTAGATGGCGACCAGCGGGACCCTCGGCTTCGCGTGCGTCCCCGCCGTCTTCGGGTCACCGCTCGGGTTGCCGGCGTCGTAGTCGAGCACCGCCTTCTCGTCCACGGCATAGGCGCTGGCGTAGCTGAGCGGCTTGCCCTCGGTGTCGGCCCGCTGCTGGGTGCGGAGGAAGGCCGTCGGGTCGTCGCCGTAGTTGACGACCGCCTGCTCCAGCGACGCGTCGAGGCGGCGCGCGGTGATCGAAGCGACGCTGCCGCTGCTCAGCGGGGTGGGTGAGCCGGCGCCGGCGTTGAAGGCGGCGATCGTCGCGTTCAGCCCGGAGGTGGAGTAGTTCGGGTTCGCCTTGACGAAGGTGAAGGCGCCCCACTCCGGGTGCCCCTTCGACCCCCAGCCGGCTGGGTTACCGGCCAGCGCGGCCAGCTCGCTCCAGCCGATCGGGGCCTTCGGCCACCCCAGTGCGGTCGCCATCGGCTTCGGCATGGCGATGGTGAGGGCGGTGGAGGCGATGGAGCTGGCGGAGCTCGGGACCAGCGCCGTTGAACGGTCGGCCTCGGCCGCGTCGTCGCCGAAGATCGCCAGCCAGCTGGAGGAGGCGGGGGCCCAGACGTCCGGGGCGTCGCCGCGCCGGACATCCCAGCCGGCCACCAGCTGAGCTTCGGCGTCGGCCGAGTCGACCGCGTCGATCTTGATGCCGAAACACTTGCCGTTGACCGTCCGCGCGCTGTGGTTGTACGTGTCGGCGATCTTGGTCAGCAGCGGCGCCATCTCGGTGGCGGCGGCGACGGTCACGGTGTCGCAGCCCGGCCGGGGCGGGGTGACGGCAGCGATCTGCTCCTTGTTGCTGTGATCGGCGTGGTACTTCAGGCCTGCGAAGGTGCCGAGCCCGACCACCAGCACGGCTAACACAATTTGCTTCTTCGACGGCCGCACGGGTGCCCCTTTGTACTGGCGAGTAGTGACGCCAGCGTGCCAGCAAATCCCTGTAACGCAAAGCGTTTCGGCGAACTAAGATCGAAGCCATGGCCACCACCGTCGCACTCAACCCGCAGCCGCGCAGCGCCGACGAACGCGCGGCAATCCTCGCCAACCCCGGCTTCGGCCGGTACTTCACCGACCACATGGTGCGCATCGACTGGACCGCTGACGGTGGGTGGAGCGACGTACAGCTGGTGCCCTATGGGCCGCTGACCCTGGACCCGGCGACCATGGTGTTGCACTACGGCCAGGAGATCTTCGAGGGGCTGAAGGCCTACCGCCAGGCCGACGGCTCGATCGGCACCTTCCGTCCGGACGCCAACGCGGCCCGCTTCCGCCGTTCGGCCCGGCGGTTGGCGATGGCTGAGCTGCCGGAGGCGCTCTTCGTCGAGGCGGTGCGGCTGCTCGTCGAGACTGATCAAGCCTGGGTGCCGAGCGACGGCGAGGCCGCGCTCTACCTGCGTCCGTTCATGATCGCCACCGAGGTCGGCCTGGGCGTGCGACCGGCGAACGCGTATACCTTCCTGCTGATCGCCTCCCCGGCTGGCGCCTACTTCAGCGGTGGGGTCAAGCCGGTGACGGTCTGGCTCTCCACCGAGTTCACCCGGGCCGCTCCCGGCGGCACCGGTGAGGCCAAATGCGGCGGCAACTACGCCGCGTCGCTGGTGGCCCAGGCCGCCGCCGCCGCTCAGGGCTGCGACCAGGTGGTCTGGCTGGATGCGGTTGAGCACCGCTGGGTCGAGGAGATGGGCGGAATGAACCTCTACTTCGTCTACGGCAGTGGAGCCACCGCCCGGATCGTGACACCGGCGCTCACCGGCACCCTGCTGCCGGGGGTGACCCGCGACTCGCTGTTGAGCCTGGCCGCGGATCTCGGCTACTCGGCCGAGGAGGGGAAGATCTCCACCGACGACTGGCAGGCCGGCTGTGCCTCCGGCGAGATCACCGAGGTATTCGCCTGTGGAACGGCGGCCGTCATCACGCCCGTCGGGGTGGTGAAGAGTGCCGCCGGTGGCTGGAACGTGGCTGACGGGGCACCCGGTCCGGTGACCCTGGCCCTGCGTGAGGCGCTGCTCAGCATCCAGACGGGCAAGTCGGCCGACGACCACGGCTGGATCCACCAACTCGTCGCGGCGGGCTGAGCGGGTGCCGGCGCAGCCGCACATGCGCAGGAACATCCTGATCACCGGCGCCAGCGCCGGACTGGGCGAGGGCATGGCCCGTCTCTTCGCGGCCGCCGGGCACAACCTGGCCCTGACCGCACGCCGTCTGGACCGCCTGGAGGCGCTGCGCGAGGAGTTGCTGGAGTCCCACCCGGAGATCACCGTCGTCTGCCATCCGCTGGATGTGAACGACCACGATGCGGTCTTTACCGTCTTCGAGAAGGCGGCGGCCGATCTGGGTGGGCTCGACCGGGTGATCGTCAACGCCGGACTCGGCAAAGGCGCGCGGGTCGGCAGCGGCCGCTTCGCCGCCAACCGGCAGACGGCCGAGACGAACTTCGTCGCGGCGCTGGCCCAGTGCGAGGCGGCGATGGGGCACTTCTATGCGAAGAAGTCAGGGCATCTGGTCATCGTCTCTTCGATGTCGGCGATGCGGGGCATGCCGGGTGCGGCCACTGTCTACGCGGCCACGAAGTCGGGGATCGCGGCTCTGGGTGAGGGGATCCGCTCCGATCTGCTCGGCCAATCCGGACACGACATCGTCGTCACCACCCTCTTCCCCGGCTATATCGAGTCGGAGATGAACGACAAGGTCACCCGGAAGATGCCGCTCATGGTGGACAACGAAACCGGCTGCCGAGCGATGGTGAAGGCGATCGAGCGGGAGAGCGCCACCGCAATCGTGCCGCCGTGGCCGTGGCGGGCAATCGCGGTCTTCACCCGTAACGCCCCGCTGCGGCTGGTTCGCCGCTTCACCTGAACCGCGGGACGGACCACCCACCCGGGCAGCGTCAGCCAGCCAGCCCGTAGGCCTCGGTCTCGGCGTCGGCGACCTGCTTGACCATGCGCATGTGGGCACCGAGGCGTCGCGCGAGCACGATCGCGCCGATGCAGCAGGCCAGCTGGAGCACGATGAATCCGGCCGGCACTCCGGCGGCGATGAGGACACCGGACAGCGCCGGTCCGATGGCGCAGGCCAGTGTGGTGGCACCGCTGACCGCGGAGAGCGTCCGTCCGACCGCGCCGTCGGGGGCGATTGAGGCGGCGAGCGGGTTGAGGACCGGAGCCAGCATCGTCTCGCCGACCGAGATCGTGGCGAGACCGGTGATGAGCGCGACCGAGGCCATTCCGTGCAGCACCAACGGCACCGCGATGATGAGCCAGCAGCCGATCCAGATCGAGGCGCAGGCGGCTAGCAGGGTGGTTGGCGCGTAGCGCTTGGTCAGGGCGACGACCGGGCCGGTGAGGATGGCGACCAGAATCGCGTTCACCGCGACCGCGGTACCGATGACCTTGGTCGAGACGTGCAGGGCGTTGATGGCGAAGGCGGGCAGCCCCGACTCGTACTGGGCGTAGCAGGCCAGCGTGATGAGCATCGTGACGCCCAGTAGCAGGCGCAGGCTGCGATTGGCGAGCATCTCGCGGTACCGAACCGGTGCCTCCACCGCCTTCTTCGACGGCACCCGGGTCGTGCTGATGCCACGTCCGGCCGAGTAGACCGTCACGGCGCTGGCGACGGCGGCGAGGGCGGCCAGGTAGTAGACGCGGTGTGTGCCGGCCGGGCTGTTGAGGTCGATGATCAGACCACCGACGAACCCACCGACGGCCAGCGTCAGGTTCTGAGTGATGAACTGCCAGGCGAAGACGTCGCGGTGACGCCGCTGCGGGGTGCTGGCCAGTAGGAGCACCGAGATCGACGGCTGGGTGAAGGCGACCCCTGCTCCGAGCGCCGCTGCGCTGTACCAGACCCCGAGGGTCGAGGTGCTGAGGCCGAGGGCCAGGACGGCCAGCGCCATGACCAGTCGAGCCAGCGCTGCGACCCGAACCGGATTGCCGCGATCGGCGGCGGCCCCGGCACTGGGCGCGGCCAGCAGCGAGCCGACGGCAAAGGCGATGAAGGTGGCGGCGGCGACCATGCCGCCGAGATGCCGGGTGGTGCTGATGTCGGAGTAGATGAAGGGGAGCACTGCTCCCCAACCGCCGGAGGCGAGGGATGAACCGATGAGCAGCACGGCGACGTGGCCGCGGTTGGAGCGCATTTCACTTTCCTGTCTAACTTTGATTTCAAACTTCGATATCGAAGTACTACCTCGAACGTACAGTAGGGCCATGCCACCGGCAAAGCGAAAGACTGATAGCTCCGCCACAGCCAAGCCGGTCACGCCGTACGCCGAGTTCGAGCGGGCGGTGGCCGTCTACACGGCGGCTGGTGGCCAGGAGTCGGTGCAGCGCATCGTCACCGCGATCAGCCGCGTGGGGCGGCGTCTTGATATCTACTACCGGCAGCAGTTCCTGGATCTCGACATCTCCCCCGGCGAGTGGAGCGTCCTCACCAGCTTGGCGGTCGAGGGGCCCGAGGGGCATTCGACGCCCTCACACCTGGCCGACGTCTGCGGAGTCTCTCCGTCGACGATGACTCATCGCCTGGACGGGATGGTGGCCCGGGAACTGGTCGCCCGCGAACCGGACGCCACTAACCGGACCCGCATGCAGGTGACGCTCACCTCAGCCGGCTGGGAGCTGTTCCGGCGGGCGGTCACCGAAGCCGACGTTGTCGAGTCGAACCTGGTGACCCCA contains:
- a CDS encoding branched-chain amino acid aminotransferase gives rise to the protein MATTVALNPQPRSADERAAILANPGFGRYFTDHMVRIDWTADGGWSDVQLVPYGPLTLDPATMVLHYGQEIFEGLKAYRQADGSIGTFRPDANAARFRRSARRLAMAELPEALFVEAVRLLVETDQAWVPSDGEAALYLRPFMIATEVGLGVRPANAYTFLLIASPAGAYFSGGVKPVTVWLSTEFTRAAPGGTGEAKCGGNYAASLVAQAAAAAQGCDQVVWLDAVEHRWVEEMGGMNLYFVYGSGATARIVTPALTGTLLPGVTRDSLLSLAADLGYSAEEGKISTDDWQAGCASGEITEVFACGTAAVITPVGVVKSAAGGWNVADGAPGPVTLALREALLSIQTGKSADDHGWIHQLVAAG
- a CDS encoding SDR family oxidoreductase; its protein translation is MRRNILITGASAGLGEGMARLFAAAGHNLALTARRLDRLEALREELLESHPEITVVCHPLDVNDHDAVFTVFEKAAADLGGLDRVIVNAGLGKGARVGSGRFAANRQTAETNFVAALAQCEAAMGHFYAKKSGHLVIVSSMSAMRGMPGAATVYAATKSGIAALGEGIRSDLLGQSGHDIVVTTLFPGYIESEMNDKVTRKMPLMVDNETGCRAMVKAIERESATAIVPPWPWRAIAVFTRNAPLRLVRRFT
- a CDS encoding MFS transporter, which produces MRSNRGHVAVLLIGSSLASGGWGAVLPFIYSDISTTRHLGGMVAAATFIAFAVGSLLAAPSAGAAADRGNPVRVAALARLVMALAVLALGLSTSTLGVWYSAAALGAGVAFTQPSISVLLLASTPQRRHRDVFAWQFITQNLTLAVGGFVGGLIIDLNSPAGTHRVYYLAALAAVASAVTVYSAGRGISTTRVPSKKAVEAPVRYREMLANRSLRLLLGVTMLITLACYAQYESGLPAFAINALHVSTKVIGTAVAVNAILVAILTGPVVALTKRYAPTTLLAACASIWIGCWLIIAVPLVLHGMASVALITGLATISVGETMLAPVLNPLAASIAPDGAVGRTLSAVSGATTLACAIGPALSGVLIAAGVPAGFIVLQLACCIGAIVLARRLGAHMRMVKQVADAETEAYGLAG
- a CDS encoding MarR family winged helix-turn-helix transcriptional regulator codes for the protein MPPAKRKTDSSATAKPVTPYAEFERAVAVYTAAGGQESVQRIVTAISRVGRRLDIYYRQQFLDLDISPGEWSVLTSLAVEGPEGHSTPSHLADVCGVSPSTMTHRLDGMVARELVAREPDATNRTRMQVTLTSAGWELFRRAVTEADVVESNLVTPLDDDERRQLAMLLEKIVAGLRAH